A stretch of DNA from Oncorhynchus nerka isolate Pitt River linkage group LG22, Oner_Uvic_2.0, whole genome shotgun sequence:
TTTTTGTTCATGCCACTCACCCTGCATGGGATTTTCTTGAGGCGTTGTGTGAGCtctagtctttaaaaaaaaaaatatacatttcctttatctaaccaggtaggccagttgagaacaagttctcatttacaactgcgacctggccaagataaagcaaagcagtgcgacaaaaacaacacaagagttacacatgggataaacaaatgtacagtcaataacacaatagaaaaatctgtatacagtgtgtgcaaatgaagtaaggaggtaaggcaataaataggccaatagtggcgaattaattacaatttagtaatttacactggagtgagatgtgcagatgaggatgtgcaaatagaaatactggtgtgcaaatttggggatgaggtaggtagttggttgaatgggctatttacagatgggctgtgtacagttgcagcgatcggtaagctgcgcTGACAGCTGACCCTTAAAGTaagtgagggaaatatgtctctaacttcagtgatttttgcaatttgttccagtcattggcagcagagaactggaaggaaaggcggccaaagaaggtGTTGgcattggggatgaccagtgaaatatacctgctggagcatgtgctacggggtgggtgttgctatgttgaccagtgagctgagataaggcagagctttacctagcaaagacttatagatgacctgaagccagtgggtttggcgacgaatatgtagcgaggaccagccaacgagagcatacaggtcacagtggtgttgcgaaataggaagccaattctagatttaactttggattggagatgcttaatgtgagtctggaaggagagtttacagtctagctgtCACGGCCGTcagaatgagaccaaggtgcaacgtgctgagcgtacattttctttatttgttaaaatgttgccaacaaaacaagaaaaactAAACGACCTTGAAGTTTACAAAGGCTATAGTGCCCCTAACATAGACAACTTCCCACAATGACAgaagggaaaaggctgcctaagtatgattcccaatcagagacaacgatagacagctgtccctgattgagaaccatacccagccaaaacatagaaatacaaaaacatagaaaacagaacatagaatgcccacccaaatcacaccctgaccaaaccaaatagagacataaaaaggctctctaaggtcagggcgtgacactagccagacacctaggtatttatagttgtccacatattctaagtcagaaccgtccacagtagtgatgctagttggggaGGCAGGTGCagtcagcgatcggttgaaggaaatgcattttgttttactagcatttcagagcagttggaggccaaggaaggagtgttgtatggcgttgaagctcgtttggaggtttgttaacacagtgtccaaagaagcgccagatgtatacagaatggtgtcgtctgcgtagaggtggatcaataatcacctgcagcaagagcgacatcattgatatatacagagaaaagagtcggcccgagaattgaactctgtagcacccccatagagactgccagaggtccggacaacacggcctccgatttgacacactgaactctatctgagaagtagttagtgaaccaggcgaggcagtcattagagaaaccaaggatgttgagtctgccgataagaatacggtgattgacagagccgaaagccttgaccaggtcgatgaagacgactgcacagtactgtcttttatcgatggtcggttatgatatcgtttaggaccttgagcgtggctgagatgcacctgtgaccagctcggaaaccagattgcatagcggagaagttacgtgggattcgaaatggtcggtgatctgtttgttaacttggctttcgaagactttagaaaggcagggcaggatggatataggtctgtaacagtttaggtctagagtgtctccccctttgaagagggggatgaccgtggccactttccaatctttaggaatctcagacattacgaaagagaggttgaacagactagtaataggggttgcaacaatggcggcggataattttaggaagagagggtctaGATTGTCTCGTCTCTATGATTGAATTTTCCCCATTACGCTCACAGCATTTTAATGTAAGCAAGGATGTGCCAATTACATAATATGCAGCACACTCACGCTGTGATGTTTAAAACATGCAGATGGGCGTAAAATGAATCTGAATGGATGGAAGGCTTCGGCATTAACAAGCCAGAAAACctcagccagagagagggagactgagtgaGATGTACTGTTTGTGCTGTGCTACAGCCCAATGTCTTGGGGGCGCAGGGACTTACATACATTTGATACGGCCCCCATGAATTGGACATTGATCGGGGCTACCCCCTTCCTCTCTTCAAATTCAGTTCTAACCCAGACCAACCACCAGATAGACGCTGCTAAAAGACCAAAGGCAGATAAATATCTAGGTGGAACATTACAGCTTCTCCCCATGTTGCCTTTCTTGTCTTCCGTTGGGCCTTTCCTTgaataaacccccccccccccccccccccccccctcataggGCTAAATAgcagcacacgcacgcacacacacacacacacacacacacacacacacacacacacacattttcacctGATCCCATACTGTGAATAGTTGGAAGggaaaacaaatatttaaaaatgtCTGCCTCAATTAAACATTCACCTGACTTAAATATACATGCATAGGAAAAAGGAAAATATGCTTTCATAGATCAAATGTATCTTTCAACTATTAAATATGGCTGATGTGATTTTCTTGGTGTGAATGAAAAGGATTATAACTGGATTTAAGCTTCAAGGATATTGAAGGCCCACCCAATCACTGTGCCACTACCCATTGTCCAGCCGATAGACGGCCAGGCCGGCCGTGTCGCCTACAAGGAATACAAATAAGGCCAACATCTTTAATTTGCGAACATTGTGTGTATTTCTACTTTGTTTGTTAAGATTTGATAATGTAGGCCAGGTTGAAATTATGAGATCAATGAATTCATAGTAAGTGGTGTATTGTAGTGATTCAGGCATGTAGCGTGTAAATTGCtcctgtatgtcgctctggataagaacgtctgctaaatgacttaaaatgTCGAATGTAAATGTGTCTCCACACACAACGGGGACAATGTTTTTTCTCCACCTCAAGAAATCAGGTCACTGGCAGTTCAGTGTCCAGACATCCATACCAATTGACATTTCCCTAATGAGACACCATGATCTTATTCGGAGAGGCCTGCCCTGGGTGCGCTTTCTCTTAGCACTCATATTTTATATGCCACACGTGTTCATACTGAGAACAGGCAGAAAGGGGAAATTGACTTGACTTTATTATTAATAGCTAATTTTCTATGGATTTTCAATACTTTTTGACATTGTGCTTGCAACCACAATCCACTGACATGAAAAGCTATGGTCTTTTCATGTCAATAGTATAGTTTTCGTCTGAGTGAGTCATCACCATATTCCCCTCCATTTACAGGAAAGCTGAAGGAGTATTCGGTTACCTTGATAAGGGAAGGGAAATATACTGTACTGGACAAAATGTAAAAAGCTTTAGATGTGATCCTGAAACAGAAGGAAAATCCCACATAGATATAACACACCATTCCCCTTCATACAGATTTTCTGTGATAGATTCTGTTTATTATCATTAGGCCTAATATCTGGGTTAGAATTGAAATCCCTCTCCAGTGGCTATGGTTGATACTTATGGTAACCTTAACTTCAGGGTGACAGTAGACCTCGCTGTTGCAAAAGTGTTAAAACATGAGTTAAGTCAAATCGCCCAGTACACAAACAATGTGGGTTAATTAAAGTCATCTTATTCTAATCCCTTAGGTTACACATGAACTCTGTACAATCTTCCTGCCGTGAAAAAAATTAGGACATAGGGAAAAACTGGCTTGTTTGTGACTACAGTCCCTCCCAGTCATGGTTGTTCTCTTTGGCATGCCTTGGCACGGGTCTCCTATGGAGAAGGCTCTAAATTCATACTCACCTTTTAGTTCGTCAACCATGTCCTTAGATTGATCCTGAGAGCTAAACAATGTGTTTTGTTTGGTTGGAAGCCTGCCTTGTCACATGGAGATTCCTGTGCCCACTGATGTAATGGACCTGCTGTGATAGTAGTTCTCTCACAATGAATATAATGCTAATCACATCATTGGAGAAATGTATTTTATTGCTGAAAATTTTGCGCCCCATTGATTTGAAGCGCAAAACCAGGACGTTATAATGACCAATTATCCTATTTACCCAAAATTGCACTTCTATGCTGGACTGATAGTAAGAAAATGAAAGAGGTTAGCAATTGTTTCATATTAAATCATGACAGTACGTGCTTCCGGCAGAAGGCTGACTTTCTCACAGAGATTCAATTTACACGCTCTTATACTCAGTTTGGAGGAGAAATAAAAACATTCAGGAAGCCCTGAAAGAAAAACAGCCTCTCATTTATCAGAGTAAACAAAAGCCTTTGAAGCTGGGCATTTAAAATAGGATTTCCATAAATAAGTAAACCATTCACCAATGTGAATGCTTCGACACACTGTTTGTGAAATAACAAAGGCAGAGTTGTGCGCTCCTCGAGGTTTATTTGTGACGGTAATCAACTTCAGCTGAGAAACCTGGTGACCCTTTAGAAAATGTAGCCCTATTTGGGAGCCGGTCCAAAGATAACAATTTTACTGTTCCCCCATATCCACTCTCAGCGatatattcatcatcatcattatccatGTGATAATAAAACATTTGAAAAGCCTGAGCAAACAGTCATGTTGCCAGTATATATCTACGGATAAATAATAAATATTAGACCATCTGCTCTAAATATGCATTTGAAAGGGGAAGCTGCATAAACACTCTGTCACATATTCAGTGTTCTTTGTTCATCTTTGTGTTGTGATGTCTTGTGTTTGCGCATCAGGAAAAAGGCTTGGAAATGATTCCAAAATTGCAGAAATACGACCGCATCGCTTGGGCAGAACTATGAAACAAGTAACAACAGGGATTTAGGTTAATAATAAACACCACCATTTGTACTTTATTGATCATCAGCAAAATGACACCAGGCCATTTCATAGAAGCCTTGCAGTTCTTAGTCGCAGGAATGGACAATGGGGTCCTTTATGACAACCCAGAGGCACTACTCCATTTGAGACATTTCATATCATTGCTGTGCTTCACAACCATGTGACGCCCTGACAGTGTAACATTCAAAGAAAAAAACGAACAACAATGAAAACCACAACCTGTTGCtccttcattcattcattaacttGCTTGCTTTCAACTACACTTACTCCATGCTTAATGGCTTCTGGTTATCTCCCTTTTTAGGTATGTTTACATTTTGTGTCATGGCTGGAGAACGTATGTGTCAGATCAATTCCACAAAGTCTTCAAAGGCCATCTTTGCGTGCATGAGTCTGGTAGCCGCTGTTTGGTTCCATGTCTAGAGACCTCCAGGGCCCATGCCTCAGCTATCGGTATAGAGGCTCAGGCTGGTGAGTGGCGGGTCTATAGAGCTGCTGTAACCGCACCGGTCTGGTTGGCCAGCCACCGGGTAATTGTCCAATGACCCGTAGGTTCACAGGGTGCCCATGTCCCGAGAACTGGGCATTTGGGCTCAGGATGTGGGTCTGGCCCGGCTGGGAGTCCAGCGGAGGTAGACTGGCGTGGGACGGGGCAGAGGGCAAGGTGGTTGGCAGGGGGAAGTGGGGCAGCAGGATGGCGGGGGTGAGGCCGTAGCGGAGCTGGAAGACCCGGGGCGGGCCCTGGGCCACGAAGCCGTTGGGCTGCTGGGTTTCAAGGTGCTCGTCTCTCTTCACCTCCCGCGCCTTGTCCTCTCGCTCCTCTAGCTTTTTGGGTTTGCTGGAATTCTCTTTGGCTCGGCTGAGCTCCTGGATTTTCTCTGCCTGAACACGGCGGATGTGGTAGCTCTTCCTGGAGCTTTGGAAGGAGTCCAGGAACCCCTCCAAGGGCACATTCCCCTCCATGAACTTCTCCAGGAGGTCCTGTGAAGCAGAGGACAGGAAGACAGGAAGTCTAACAAAAGGATTCACAACCCTTGGGAACAGTGTAAACACAGCCCCACATGTAAAACGGGGTTTCACATTGACTTGTAATGCTTGCCATGAACTCTGACACAGATGTGTTGATAATTTAATTgcaatatatattattttacatGGGCCAAAATGTTATATCTAGTAACACTTCCACTGGAACAGCCCTAGAATGACTGTAATCAGTCTGACTGGCAACTGTACCCCCAGTCATTGGGAGCAGGTGGAAAAACCTGTCTAGCCTAGTATTGGGGGAGTGAATAATTGATTACAGTCTGCACAGCCCACCTCCCCACTCTAACCTCTGCCTGAGCATAGTCAATGGGAATTTCTCAATTAGCAGGAAGCGACCGGCTACGCACACGAAAAAGGTTTGGGTCATTGCTGTGTATCTTCCATATCAGAGCAGCACAAATGGTCCCCATGGTACCACCATAATTTCCCTGGACATTTCTTTATTCATAGTTGCCAGCTGTAGATGGCTTGACACTAGGCTTGGGCGATATACTGTATATTGGGTGATATACCGTTTACCTGTATACTGGGGTATTTCGAAATACCAACGGTTTATTATATTTTTTCAATCCACTCCTGGATCAAGATCCATGTTGCCTAAATTGTTTTGTGCGTCAATATATTGATATATTTTTTCAATCCCCTTGTGTGCACATTCGGTAATACCCTATACCCCGGTATTGTACAGAAACGGTATGCCGGTATGAAATCTGGATACCGCCTAACCCTACACAATCAACTCTCTATGATGTTACCTTCGGCCTCGGGGGCTGAAATCTATCAGCTTCAACAGGGAGCCGCTAAAGATATTAATGAGTGGCACTGGCGATACATAAAACCAAATTGCTGGAACACACAAAAGAACCCACCCTTACTGCCATTCATTAGATACGTACATTGATTGTGTGAAATCCATTTAATAAACAAATGGGCCATTTATTATGGCCACGAGTGGACGGCCTTTCATGGCTATATGTTGGAAGGATTGTGTGTGGGGGGATAGTCTATGGTAGTAAGCCTTTCTCATTATGGGAACGTGCTGTATAGGACTATAGTCTGTGCACGGTTATACAGTCACTTTCTTACAGCATATGGTTTGTGAAATTAAGGTTTACAATGGCCACTTGCTAATGGATCAAGCTCAATAAATGTGTAGTGCCATACATTCCTCTCCAAATAAAATGTTATATCACCTAGGAAAGTATGAGATCGGATTAAATGTGTATAGTTTGCACCAATTGCCCTGTAAAAAACAAACTTTCCTACAAGGGTAAAAACATACCAATGTGGGCATGTTTGCTGTGTATTGTCTTGGTTAAAGTATGAAGGAGCTGAATGTAGTTGTATGAAAATTGTAGCTGTAGGTTAATGAGGTATTTAAATTGTTCAGTAAACCGTGGCAGTCAACGTGCAGTGCACATTAAAAAAGTAGCTGACGCGGGTGACAAAACTACACTTAtatatcgggatattatttttgtATCGTATAATTTTGACCatatcacaatattatttttgtatcGTATAATTTTGACCATATCACAACATTATTTTTGTATCGTATAATTTTGACCatatcacaatattatttttgcgCTAGTTTGCTGTAACTGCAACAAAACTCCAGTATTTGTCCACCATAGCTTGCTTTctatcttctttttaaatatggAAACCTTTTATTTTTCCATGGCTgatcaaaacattttttttctcatggctctctcatGTCCCTCTGAAGCAgatatatggtgagcaatattttTTGAACATTGAATCACAATAATatcacagtatcgaatcgcaatacatatagaattgtgaGAATTGGCATACATATCGTATCGCCACTTAAATATCATGATAATATGGTATCGTGAGGTCTGTGTGTATTTCTATTAACCGTCTAGTCATCTATAACATTATGTGTTTAATAAGCAAATTAACATTTGAAAGACCTGATTATTTTTTAATCAAAAGGTCAAGGCAAATATTCTCGTTCAAATTGTAGACATTTCTATTGAAATCGTGGCCAGATGTAATATAGTGCACAGAAAACTTTGGGCAAAATGCTTTGTTTGATCTCGCTTGAAAAAGGCAACCAGTTCAGTGTGGATCCTAACTCTAACTCCTGCAGGCTTGAATACTCAAGTATGCATGAGTTTCATAGACTATTCCTAGAATTTGTCCGATTTTAATGGAGCGCAGAATGAACAAGTGTGGCCTGGCTGTCGACTTATGTGGAGGCTTTTCAATGATTCTACACTAGTGCTGACAATGCAAAGAACACACTCAGTGGTTTATGCTAAGACCCAACAATAGAGCTCAGGCTTTGGAATTACCTCAGACTGTTCCTCAGCACGCGCCACATCTTCGTGGAGAAGATTCTGTGCTGTTTGGAGGCTGTGCTTCTGTGTGTGGGGCACTGCAAGGACAAGGAAACAAAATTGATTCACAAGGAATGACAGTGACAGAGGGATCAGTTAATTACATAAAAGAGCTTACCAAAAAGAGTGACTTATGACTAGCTCAAGACTGAGGGTGGTTCAGTCAATGAGAAACCAGGAGAGATTAAATCATTTTAAAACACAAAGAACCTTTAGGGTTGTAAAGGGAGATGGTGGATGGACATTTTTTTTGGCTCGGAGAGAGGGGCTAGGGAGCTGCAAACGTTGCCTGTGAGCAAACATTTCAAAACATTGAGGTTTGTTCAGCAGAAGAAGAACCAGTCGcttctgtctcagtctgtcaACCAA
This window harbors:
- the LOC115105466 gene encoding vacuolar protein sorting-associated protein 37D-like, with product MSNFKDTNSTPDGYRALNMSELQELLQDKEKMDQIVRLNEKFQELQVDRAILLTSNRSLAEESIARRPRLNNGKLQLAEKYKELANLATICWEKQSRLVPHTQKHSLQTAQNLLHEDVARAEEQSEDLLEKFMEGNVPLEGFLDSFQSSRKSYHIRRVQAEKIQELSRAKENSSKPKKLEEREDKAREVKRDEHLETQQPNGFVAQGPPRVFQLRYGLTPAILLPHFPLPTTLPSAPSHASLPPLDSQPGQTHILSPNAQFSGHGHPVNLRVIGQLPGGWPTRPVRLQQLYRPATHQPEPLYR